In the genome of Caldisericota bacterium, one region contains:
- the surE gene encoding 5'/3'-nucleotidase SurE, with protein sequence MKIVITNDDGIEAKSIKYLTKAISKLGEVYVVAPKTPQSAGSHSTTLHKPVRVEEYPLNLGEKKAMSVSGSPADCVLLAVDVLVKGKVDLIVSGINTGPNIGSDVIYSGTVAGAREGFLNGIPSIAISLAAYKNLNFDVASKFSYLFVKTVLEKKIENIYFNINIPNLPAQEIKGVKFVKQGNRSYKDRVFKGKDPFGKTYYWIGGTVVENNEKNTDNEAIKNGFIAITPMSTDMTNYSALKEIKKWKIRFP encoded by the coding sequence ATGAAAATTGTTATAACAAATGATGATGGTATTGAGGCAAAAAGCATCAAGTACCTTACAAAAGCAATTTCAAAATTAGGAGAGGTTTACGTAGTAGCCCCAAAAACTCCTCAAAGTGCAGGAAGTCATTCGACAACCCTGCATAAACCAGTACGAGTAGAAGAATATCCGCTCAATCTTGGCGAAAAAAAAGCAATGAGTGTATCAGGTTCCCCAGCCGATTGTGTGCTACTTGCAGTGGATGTATTAGTAAAAGGAAAGGTAGACCTTATTGTATCCGGCATAAATACCGGACCAAACATTGGAAGTGATGTAATTTATTCCGGCACCGTAGCAGGCGCAAGAGAAGGTTTCCTGAATGGAATACCTTCAATTGCCATATCTCTCGCTGCTTACAAAAACTTAAATTTTGATGTTGCAAGCAAATTTTCTTATCTCTTTGTAAAAACGGTGTTGGAGAAAAAAATTGAGAATATTTATTTCAACATTAACATCCCAAATCTTCCCGCACAAGAAATAAAAGGAGTCAAGTTTGTAAAACAAGGAAACAGAAGCTACAAAGATCGCGTATTTAAGGGAAAAGATCCATTCGGAAAAACATACTACTGGATCGGAGGAACAGTAGTTGAGAATAATGAAAAAAATACTGACAATGAAGCCATAAAAAATGGGTTTATTGCCATAACTCCAATGTCAACAGACATGACAAACTATTCAGCGCTTAAAGAAATAAAAAAATGGAAAATACGTTTTCCATAG